A single window of Methanofastidiosum sp. DNA harbors:
- a CDS encoding type II toxin-antitoxin system RelE/ParE family toxin encodes MYLIKFDYDAIDFLNSLSENIKSRIYYKIISTKDNPHHYFEKLVSREDYKLRVGDYRVIADINDQSKVINVTHIGHRKNIYKNI; translated from the coding sequence ATGTATCTAATTAAATTTGATTATGATGCTATTGATTTTCTTAATAGTTTATCAGAAAATATTAAAAGCAGAATTTACTATAAAATTATCTCTACAAAAGATAATCCACATCACTATTTTGAAAAATTAGTAAGTAGGGAAGATTATAAGCTTCGAGTTGGAGACTATAGAGTTATAGCGGATATTAATGATCAAAGTAAAGTTATTAATGTAACTCATATAGGCCATAGAAAAAATATTTACAAAAACATATAA